CCGACACGGCGGCGGCCTTGCGGGCAACGGAGGTCGATGCCGAGGTCTTGCTCAAGGCCACCCGGGTTGATGGCGTTTATTCGGCCGATCCGGAAAAAACGCCCGATGCCCTGTTTTATCCCCGGCTGAGCTATATGGAGGTGGTGCAGAAGGAACTGGAAGTAATGGATTTGACTTCCGTCACGCTCTGCAAGAATAATGGCATTCCGGTCATCGTTTTCAATATCAACAAGGCGGGGAACCTGAAAAAGGTGGTTATGGGCGAGCCGATCGGAACAGTCATTTCGTAGTACCAATTAGGAATCTCTTAACCCTGGTCAAAGGAGTTATCCAATGACTGATAAGATTTATAACGATAGCGAAGAAAAGATGAAGAAGAGCTATCAGTCCATCCAGAAGGAATTCGCAGGGCTGCGTACCGGCAAAGCCTCGGCATCACTTCTGGATAACGTTCGGGTCGATTATCATGGGACTATCAGGCCGCTTAATCAGTTGGCCTCAATATCGGCGCCCGAAATTCGTCTTCTTATAGTCCAGGCATGGGACAAGACCACTGTCGGTGAGATTTCCAAGTCCATTCAGAAGGCCGACCTCGGCCTCAATCCTCAGGTCGAGGGGAAAAAGGATAAGGCTATCAACGAGGATGACCATAAAAAAGGAGCCGAAAAGATACAGAAATTGACCGACCATTATATCAGCATGATTGACGACTTAATGGGCAATAAAGAAAAAGAGATAATGGAAGTCTGATTACTCTCGATACAAGCTATGCGACCGGCTGAAGGGGACTTCGGCCGGTCGTTTTCATTTAATTCTCTCCCATTTGACAGATTTAAAAGCCATTTGATCTCCGGATTAATGGTCGTAATTGTGATTGCGGCCAAATGATATTTTGTACCAAAAGAATTTGACAATGGGCAAAAAAGGCATATATTAAAAGTCTTTGTTAGATAAGAGACTGTAAGAAATTTGGCAGTTTGCGGTTGACAGGAAATTAAATCATATAAGCAGTAATAGACTTGGAGATCTTTATGGCAAACGTACCAGTATATAAGAATTATATCGGCGGTGAGTGGCTGGAATCAAGATCGGAGCAGACTTTCGAAAACCGGAATCCGGCCAACATGGATGATCTGGTCGGTCTCTTCCAGAAATCGACGCCTGATGATGTCAATGAGGCTGTAAAAGCAGCCCGCGAGGCCTATAAGAAATGGCGTCTCGTTCCGGCGCCGAAAAGAGGCGAAATAATTTATCGCATTGCCATCAGACTGGCCAAGGAAAAGGAAAGGCTGGCCCGCGATATGACACGCGAAATGGGAAAAGTCCTCAAAGAAGCTCGCGGCGACGTACAGGAAGCAATTGATATGAGTTTCTATCTGGCCGGCGAGGGCCGGCGGATGTTCGGCCAGACAACTCCTTCGGAACTGTCCAATAAATTCATGATGTCGATCCGGCAGCCGCTGGGAGTCTGTGGCATGATTACCCCCTGGAATTTCCCCATGGCTATTCCCTCGTGGAAGATCATGCCGGCGCTGGTCTGCGGTAATACCGTGGTAATCAAACCGGCCACCGACACGCCGCTTTCTGTGTACAACTTTGTCAAAATTATGGAAGAGGAAGGACTCCCGGCGGGAGTAATTAATCTGGTTACCGGCTCCGGACGTGATGTTGGTGAGCCGCTGATGCGCCATAAGGATATTGGGGTGATCAGTTTTACCGGTTCGACCGATGTCGGGCGCAGGGTTTCCGAAGCCTGCGCTCCCGATTTCCGTCACTGCCATCTGGAGATGGGCGGCAAAAATTGCATCCTTGTTATGGATGACGCCAATGTTGACCTGGCGGTCGAGGGCGCTCTCTGGGGTGCGTTCGGCACGACCGGGCAACGCTGCACCGCCTCGTCGCGTCTGATAGTACAGAAAAAGGTGATCAAAGAATTTACGGAGAAACTGGTGGCGCGAACCAAAGCTCTCAAAGTAGGCAACGGACTGGATGAAGCGATTGACATGGGGCCGGCGGTCAATGAGAGCCAGATGCAGTCGGTATTGAAGTATATGGATATCGGAAAGAATAAAGACGGCGCCAAGCTTCTCTGCGGCGGCGGTCGCCTGACCGGCCCCGGATATGACAAGGGGTATTTCACGATGCCGACCATATTCGGCGATGTCACACCCAACATGACCATATTCCGGGAAGAGATTTTCGGCTCCGTGACTTCCATCACCGAATGCTCATCTCTGGAAGAAGCGATTGAAATGGGCAATAATACCATCTACGGTCTGTCATCTTCGATATATACTCAGGACGTAAACCGGGCCTTTATCGCCATGCGCGACCTGTTTACCGGCATTTTCTATGTCAATGCGCCGACGATCGGCGCCGAAGTACATCTTCCGTTCGGCGGCACCAAAGAGACGGGTAACGGTCATCGCGAGGCCGGCACCGCCGCCCTGGATGTTTTCTCTGAGTGGAAATCGATCTATGTCGATTTCTCCGGCAAGATACAGAAGGCCCAGATTGACGAATAAAATATGGGGCGGATGCCGCCCTATCATGGAGTAATCGGGTTTATTTATGGCACGGTGCAAATTCATAAAGGGGAGAAGCGGGTGGCTTTTGTTTCTCTACCTGATCATATATATCTGGTTATTGTCCAGCATATGAATCACCAATCCGGACGGTTTGATTGTAGTATGAATATATAACCAGATTGAGGAGATACGGAAATGAAAAGAAAGAAAATCATAATCATGGGCGCGGCGGGAAGGGATTTCCACAATTTCAACGTGCTTTACCGCAATAACAAGGATGTTGAAGTGGTCGCATTCACCGCCACCCAGATTCCGGAAATAGAAGGGCGCCGTTATCCCCGGGCGCTGGCCGGTCCGCTCTATCCCAAGGGGATTCCCATTTATCCCGAGGAAGAGCTTCTGGATCTCATTGTCGAGCATGATGTCGACGAGGTGATCTTCTCCTACTCGGATGTCACTTATGAATATGTTATGGACAAGGCCGCCTATGTGATGGCGACCGGCGCCCGTTTTGCCCTCGAAGGGGGCGCGCCGACCATGATTAAATCAAGCAAGCCGGTGGTGGCGGTTTGTGCTGTCCGCACCGGCTGCGGCAAATCGCAGACCACCCGCCGGGTGGCGGCCATATTGCTTGAGATGGGCCTGAAAGTTGTGGCCATTCGGCACCCCATGCCGTACGGCGATCTGGCCAAGCAGGCTTGTCAGCGCTTTGCCTCTTACGCCGACCTCGAGAAGCACAAATGCACTATCGAGGAGCGTGAGGAGTATGAACCGCATATCGACCGCGGCATTATTGTCTATGCGGGTGTCGATTACGAGATGATTGTTCGTCGGGCCGAAAAGGAAGCCGATGTCATTCTCTGGGACGGTGGCAACAATGACATGCCGTTCTATCAGCCCGACCTGTTTATCACGGTCGTTGACCCACACCGACCGGGACATGAAATCAGCTATTATCCCGGGCAGAACAATCTGCTGCTGTCGGATGTCATCGTGATCAATAAGATTGACACGGCGCCGCCGGAGGGGATCAATGAAGTGCGCGATAATATCCAGTATTACAACCCGGATGCGATTGTGGTTGATGCCGCTTCGCCCATCTCGGTCGAGGATGCGTCGTTGATTCGGGGAAAGAAAGTGCTGGTTATTGAAGACGGCCCGACGACCACTCACGGCGAGATGAAATACGGCGCCGACATGATGGCGGCGATCAAGTATGGCGCTGCCGAAACGGTCGACCCGCGCCCTTATACGGTCGGCACGATTAAGGCCACCTTTGAGAAATATCCCGAAATCGGGCCGTTGCTCCCGGCCATGGGGTATTTTGGGAAGCAGTTGGCCGATCTCGAGAAAACCATTGAACAGACCAAGTGCGATAGTGTCATTGTGGCCACCCCGATTGACCTTCGCCGGGTAATCAAGATAAAGAAACCCTCGGTGCGGGTTTTCTATGATCTGCAGGAAATCGGCAAGCCGGATCTGGCGGACATATTGCATGATGCATTTAAGCCGGTCAAGAGCAAAGCCAAAGCAAAGAAGTGAATGAGATGACCAAGCTGAACGGCAAAACGGCGGTGATCGCGCTGGGGGGCAATGCCATTACTCAACCCGAGGTTGAGGATACCATTGCCAATCAGTTTGCCAATACCAGAAAGTCGCTGGATGGTATTGTGGAGCTGGCTCGCGCCGGATATAAGCTGGTAATTACACATGGTAACGGCCCGCAGGTTGGCAATGCCATCCTGCGGGTGGAATTAGCCCGCGGTCAAGCGCCGATTCTTCCATTGGGCGTCTGCGTGGCCGACACCGAGGGCGGCATGGGATATATGATTGAGCAGTCCCTGCAGAATCGCCTCAGGAAAGAAGGGCTCAAGCGTCCGGTGGTGACTATTATCACCCAGATTCTTGTCGATCGCAACGACGCGCAGATCGCCGATCCCTCCAAATTCGTCGGGCAGTTTTATACCGAGGAAGAAGCCGGGCGCTTCGCCCGGGAACGGGAATGGGTGGTGAAAAAGGATGCCAATCGAGGCTGGCGCCGGGTAGTGCCCTCGCCGCAACCCCTCTCAGTGGTCGAATCGGATACAATCAAGAAACTGGTTGAAAGCGGGACGATCGTGATTGCGGCCGGCGGCGGCGGGATTCCTGTCTATATTGACGACAAGGGAAATCTGGAAGGACTTGATGCCGTTATCGATAAAGATCTTGCCTCGGCGGTACTGGGGCTGGATATAAAGTCTGAAATATTGATTATTTTAACCTCGGTGGAAAAAGCAGCCATTAATTTCGGCAAGAAGGATGAAAAGTGGCTCGATTGCATTTCTGTCTCGGAGGCCCAGAAATATCTTGATCAGGGACATTTCCCCCCCGGTTCGATGGGTCCCAAG
The Candidatus Zixiibacteriota bacterium genome window above contains:
- a CDS encoding aldehyde dehydrogenase family protein; its protein translation is MANVPVYKNYIGGEWLESRSEQTFENRNPANMDDLVGLFQKSTPDDVNEAVKAAREAYKKWRLVPAPKRGEIIYRIAIRLAKEKERLARDMTREMGKVLKEARGDVQEAIDMSFYLAGEGRRMFGQTTPSELSNKFMMSIRQPLGVCGMITPWNFPMAIPSWKIMPALVCGNTVVIKPATDTPLSVYNFVKIMEEEGLPAGVINLVTGSGRDVGEPLMRHKDIGVISFTGSTDVGRRVSEACAPDFRHCHLEMGGKNCILVMDDANVDLAVEGALWGAFGTTGQRCTASSRLIVQKKVIKEFTEKLVARTKALKVGNGLDEAIDMGPAVNESQMQSVLKYMDIGKNKDGAKLLCGGGRLTGPGYDKGYFTMPTIFGDVTPNMTIFREEIFGSVTSITECSSLEEAIEMGNNTIYGLSSSIYTQDVNRAFIAMRDLFTGIFYVNAPTIGAEVHLPFGGTKETGNGHREAGTAALDVFSEWKSIYVDFSGKIQKAQIDE
- a CDS encoding ribosome recycling factor produces the protein MTDKIYNDSEEKMKKSYQSIQKEFAGLRTGKASASLLDNVRVDYHGTIRPLNQLASISAPEIRLLIVQAWDKTTVGEISKSIQKADLGLNPQVEGKKDKAINEDDHKKGAEKIQKLTDHYISMIDDLMGNKEKEIMEV
- a CDS encoding cyclic 2,3-diphosphoglycerate synthase, whose product is MKRKKIIIMGAAGRDFHNFNVLYRNNKDVEVVAFTATQIPEIEGRRYPRALAGPLYPKGIPIYPEEELLDLIVEHDVDEVIFSYSDVTYEYVMDKAAYVMATGARFALEGGAPTMIKSSKPVVAVCAVRTGCGKSQTTRRVAAILLEMGLKVVAIRHPMPYGDLAKQACQRFASYADLEKHKCTIEEREEYEPHIDRGIIVYAGVDYEMIVRRAEKEADVILWDGGNNDMPFYQPDLFITVVDPHRPGHEISYYPGQNNLLLSDVIVINKIDTAPPEGINEVRDNIQYYNPDAIVVDAASPISVEDASLIRGKKVLVIEDGPTTTHGEMKYGADMMAAIKYGAAETVDPRPYTVGTIKATFEKYPEIGPLLPAMGYFGKQLADLEKTIEQTKCDSVIVATPIDLRRVIKIKKPSVRVFYDLQEIGKPDLADILHDAFKPVKSKAKAKK
- the arcC gene encoding carbamate kinase, which translates into the protein MTKLNGKTAVIALGGNAITQPEVEDTIANQFANTRKSLDGIVELARAGYKLVITHGNGPQVGNAILRVELARGQAPILPLGVCVADTEGGMGYMIEQSLQNRLRKEGLKRPVVTIITQILVDRNDAQIADPSKFVGQFYTEEEAGRFAREREWVVKKDANRGWRRVVPSPQPLSVVESDTIKKLVESGTIVIAAGGGGIPVYIDDKGNLEGLDAVIDKDLASAVLGLDIKSEILIILTSVEKAAINFGKKDEKWLDCISVSEAQKYLDQGHFPPGSMGPKIKAAIQFIRGGGKEVVITSINYAGRSLQGSAGTRILPD